TCCACAGCACGAACCGCCAGGTGTAGGTGCGCTTCCTGCGCTAGCTGGCGACCAGACGCCTGTAGCATAAAAACGCCGGATACCACCATGGCCGCATACCCGATCCGTCGGAACCAAGTATCCCGGACGCGGGGCAATACCCATTGCATTCCCCAGGAGGCCCCCAGCGCTGCCAGGGCTACGGCTCCACCCAGGCGGAGGGCGTTTCCGGTCAGCAGACCCAGGTGGGCGTAGAGGCCCACCTTCACCAGATGCAGAAGCAATTCGTTGGCCGCCCGCGTGGCGACGATCTCTTCTTTCTCCATACCGTACCGCAGGTAGAAGCGGTTGAACAGCACCCCGACCGCCCCGGTCAGGCCCGACACAAACCCGGCACCAAGGCCGATCAGGCTGAGTCCCCAGGCGGGAAGCGGCGCGCCGCTCGTTTCTGAGTTGGGTTTGCGAAACAGCTGAGGAAGGTTGCTGACCAAAAAAAGCCCCATGAGCAGCTCCAGGTACTGCGGGTTGACGTAGCCCAGTAGCCACGCCCCGGCCGCCACGGCTGGCACCGCCGCGGGCACAAACCAACGGACCACGTCCCAGCGAATCGCCCGGAAAAAGGTCACGAGCCGGGAGACGGAACTGACCGCCGTCCCAAGCGACAAAGCCGCCGGCACCTGGGCGGTGGGCAGAAATCCGCCCAACAGCGGAATCAA
The Catalinimonas alkaloidigena genome window above contains:
- a CDS encoding sulfite exporter TauE/SafE family protein is translated as MISSTGILFAAALVAFSLSAISGGGAGLLLIPLLGGFLPTAQVPAALSLGTAVSSVSRLVTFFRAIRWDVVRWFVPAAVPAVAAGAWLLGYVNPQYLELLMGLFLVSNLPQLFRKPNSETSGAPLPAWGLSLIGLGAGFVSGLTGAVGVLFNRFYLRYGMEKEEIVATRAANELLLHLVKVGLYAHLGLLTGNALRLGGAVALAALGASWGMQWVLPRVRDTWFRRIGYAAMVVSGVFMLQASGRQLAQEAHLHLAVRAVEGGLETRVQWQATQWTLELEKQEGLALERTVARATLPPEVQQNVRAHQGMAPPHLIEEVFGWHTHHYEVHFRQPDGSERILDVA